One window from the genome of Candidatus Eisenbacteria bacterium encodes:
- the ccsA gene encoding cytochrome c biogenesis protein CcsA, whose protein sequence is MSGRRTSLLTAAALLLPALAVGGSLLRAGVLNLGQLFAWVAFLASLVSGLSWLLVTSGRAGAEPAARTSYVVQWVAFLAGTVFLWWILFSHQYQYQYVHDYTSRAMPSRFVYAAFWGGQEGTFLLWAFLSTTLGLFVLRWRHPLQAPTMMFLNLPNIMLGLVTVMRGPFLRATQAFTDGVGLNPLLQDYWMTIHPPVLFIGFSSFVVPFAIACAALVRRDFDGWLKPVMPWVVFSTAIQATGFIMGGVWAYKVLGWGGYWGWDPVENGSLIPWLSNTALLHGLLVQRVTGSLRRTNFFLAITSYVLVLYASFLTRSGVLADFSVHSFANLGLSGFLLSFIGVVGIGGYGLLLSRLRDIPKAPTPLGSFSRESFLWLGQLVFMLMCLLVALGMSAPLITRLFGPPANVQTSYYNLVNAPLAIALGLLLGLSPLMRWRKQEPPPGAHRLGRVLQISVLVIAVGLIACFVNANGHPLAKTLFPWFGFALLGWLVTAMLIFAPVTGTAVALAVVFTAAAVAWGVRDPMPVAIVFAMSFALAANWGVTVRGFRSGWRHGVAYLGHMGVAILLIGVIASSGYGRSAQVQLPRGEARSALGYQLTYEGMKRGGDGKDVAVIAVNAPEGRYTANAHFYWSDYNQSYMKNPHIERFLTHDIYISPLDIVGGGAGGPGAGEFFRAGESKKLGEVTYTFVGFTPIPGPQSMKLIANVTAETGGRTVPLKPTFEVSMTSGQPTRTPDYLPGGGQVNILNARPGADGGVELSLPGMQQGAASNGEVLAVEVSTKPFISLVWAGAIIALVATFLVVIRRALDLRREKLAA, encoded by the coding sequence GTGAGCGGCCGCCGCACCTCGCTGCTGACCGCGGCCGCGCTGCTGCTGCCGGCGCTCGCGGTCGGCGGCTCCCTGCTCCGCGCCGGCGTGCTGAACCTCGGACAGCTGTTCGCCTGGGTGGCGTTCCTCGCCTCGCTCGTCTCCGGCCTCTCCTGGCTGCTGGTGACCAGCGGACGCGCCGGCGCGGAACCGGCCGCGCGCACCTCGTACGTCGTCCAGTGGGTCGCGTTCCTGGCGGGCACCGTGTTCCTGTGGTGGATCCTGTTCAGCCACCAGTACCAGTACCAGTACGTCCACGATTACACGTCGCGCGCGATGCCGAGCCGCTTCGTGTACGCGGCGTTCTGGGGAGGACAGGAGGGCACGTTCCTGCTCTGGGCGTTCCTCAGCACGACGCTCGGCCTGTTCGTGCTGCGCTGGCGCCACCCGCTGCAGGCCCCGACCATGATGTTCCTGAACCTGCCGAACATCATGCTCGGACTGGTGACGGTGATGCGCGGTCCGTTCCTGCGCGCGACGCAGGCCTTCACCGACGGCGTGGGCCTCAACCCGCTGCTGCAGGACTACTGGATGACGATCCATCCGCCGGTGCTGTTCATCGGCTTCTCGTCGTTCGTCGTGCCCTTCGCGATCGCGTGCGCCGCGCTGGTGCGCCGCGACTTCGACGGCTGGCTCAAGCCGGTGATGCCGTGGGTGGTGTTCTCGACCGCCATCCAGGCGACCGGCTTCATCATGGGCGGCGTGTGGGCGTACAAGGTGCTCGGCTGGGGCGGCTACTGGGGTTGGGATCCGGTCGAGAACGGCTCGCTGATCCCATGGTTGAGCAACACGGCGCTGCTGCACGGGCTGCTCGTCCAGCGCGTGACCGGCTCGCTGCGGCGCACGAACTTCTTCCTCGCGATCACCTCGTACGTGCTGGTGCTGTACGCGTCGTTCCTCACGCGCAGCGGCGTTCTGGCCGACTTCTCGGTCCACTCGTTCGCCAACCTCGGCCTCTCGGGCTTCCTGCTGTCGTTCATCGGCGTCGTCGGGATCGGCGGATACGGCCTGCTGCTGAGCCGCCTGCGCGACATCCCGAAGGCGCCGACGCCCCTGGGTTCGTTCTCGCGCGAGTCGTTCCTGTGGCTCGGTCAGCTCGTCTTCATGCTCATGTGCCTGCTGGTGGCGCTCGGCATGAGCGCGCCGCTCATCACCCGGCTCTTCGGGCCGCCGGCGAACGTGCAGACGTCCTACTACAACCTCGTCAACGCCCCGCTGGCGATCGCCCTGGGGCTGCTCCTCGGGTTGTCGCCGCTCATGCGCTGGCGCAAGCAGGAACCTCCGCCCGGCGCGCACCGGCTCGGCCGCGTGCTGCAGATCTCGGTGCTGGTGATCGCGGTCGGCCTGATCGCCTGCTTCGTCAACGCGAACGGCCACCCGCTCGCGAAGACGCTGTTCCCGTGGTTCGGCTTCGCGCTGCTCGGCTGGCTCGTGACCGCGATGCTGATCTTCGCGCCGGTGACCGGCACGGCGGTCGCGCTCGCGGTCGTCTTCACCGCGGCGGCGGTCGCGTGGGGCGTCCGCGATCCGATGCCGGTGGCCATCGTCTTCGCGATGTCGTTCGCGCTGGCCGCGAACTGGGGCGTCACCGTGCGGGGATTCCGCTCGGGCTGGCGGCACGGCGTCGCGTACCTGGGCCACATGGGGGTCGCGATCCTGCTCATCGGCGTGATCGCCTCGTCCGGCTACGGCCGCTCGGCGCAGGTGCAGCTGCCCCGGGGTGAGGCGCGCAGCGCGCTCGGTTACCAGCTCACCTACGAGGGCATGAAGCGTGGCGGCGACGGCAAGGACGTGGCGGTCATCGCCGTGAACGCGCCGGAGGGCCGGTACACGGCCAACGCGCATTTCTACTGGAGCGACTACAACCAGAGCTACATGAAGAACCCGCACATCGAGCGGTTCCTCACCCACGACATCTACATCTCGCCGCTCGACATCGTCGGAGGCGGGGCGGGCGGACCGGGGGCGGGCGAGTTCTTCCGTGCCGGAGAATCGAAGAAGCTGGGAGAGGTCACCTACACGTTCGTCGGCTTCACCCCGATCCCGGGTCCGCAGTCCATGAAGCTGATCGCCAACGTCACGGCCGAGACCGGCGGGCGCACGGTGCCCCTCAAGCCGACCTTCGAGGTCAGCATGACCTCGGGCCAGCCGACGCGCACGCCGGACTACCTGCCGGGTGGCGGGCAGGTGAACATCCTGAACGCCCGGCCCGGCGCCGACGGTGGCGTCGAGCTGTCACTGCCCGGCATGCAGCAGGGCGCCGCCTCGAACGGCGAGGTGCTGGCCGTCGAGGTCAGCACCAAGCCGTTCATCAGCCTGGTGTGGGCGGGTGCGATCATCGCGCTGGTCGCGACCTTCCTGGTCGTGATCCGGCGCGCGCTCGACCTGCGCCGCGAGAAGCTGGCCGCCTGA
- the dinB gene encoding DNA polymerase IV — MILLVDMDAFFASVEQAHHPHLRGRAVIVCGDPDRRGVVTAASYEARPFGVRAGMPLAEAKRLCPNAEYVEGSPRKYVEKSLELLECFLSYTPDVEPFSVDEAFLDLGRLGARGATMDAAIALGREIQERIAREHSLGASIGIGPNKLIAKMASGVRKPRGLTAFDEEGFRRHFWPRPVQELWGVGPKMSVHLGALGIRTVGDLGETSAAALEQAFGVVGPHLRDAAWGMDRSPVIPYHEGVDPKSMGHEVTLPEDSRDPAFLEGTLLRLADQVARRLRGDGFAARTVTLKLRDFRFRTVTRQRALDVAVDDHLSLFEVARNLWRTNWRGEPLRLLGVSASALEKRGEAAQTELFERDERARTLQQALDRVRDRLGEASVVPAGSLTQRGEPGHVPFGAAQRQNRGTLSRRSAGAELNRRIRREAGRDEGPAGGSSPPGAQP; from the coding sequence GTGATCCTGCTCGTGGACATGGACGCGTTCTTCGCGTCGGTCGAGCAGGCCCATCACCCGCACCTGCGCGGCCGGGCGGTCATCGTCTGCGGCGATCCCGACCGGCGGGGCGTGGTGACCGCGGCGTCGTACGAGGCACGCCCGTTCGGCGTGCGCGCCGGCATGCCGCTCGCCGAAGCGAAGCGCCTGTGCCCGAACGCCGAGTACGTCGAGGGCAGCCCGCGCAAGTACGTCGAGAAGTCGCTCGAGCTGCTCGAGTGCTTCCTGTCCTACACGCCCGATGTCGAGCCGTTCAGCGTGGACGAGGCGTTTCTCGACCTCGGCCGGCTCGGCGCGCGGGGCGCGACGATGGACGCGGCGATCGCGCTCGGGCGCGAGATCCAGGAGCGCATCGCCCGCGAGCACTCGCTCGGCGCCTCGATCGGCATCGGACCGAACAAGTTGATCGCGAAGATGGCCTCCGGCGTACGCAAGCCACGCGGGCTGACGGCGTTCGACGAGGAGGGCTTCCGCCGGCACTTCTGGCCCCGGCCCGTGCAGGAACTGTGGGGGGTCGGGCCGAAGATGTCGGTGCACCTCGGAGCTCTGGGCATCCGCACGGTCGGCGATCTCGGCGAAACGAGCGCCGCGGCGCTCGAGCAGGCGTTCGGCGTGGTCGGGCCGCACCTGCGGGACGCGGCCTGGGGCATGGACCGCTCGCCGGTGATTCCCTACCACGAGGGCGTGGACCCCAAGTCCATGGGGCACGAGGTGACGCTGCCGGAGGATTCGCGCGATCCCGCGTTCCTCGAGGGCACGCTGCTGAGGCTCGCCGACCAGGTGGCGCGCCGCCTGCGCGGCGATGGTTTCGCCGCCCGCACGGTGACGCTCAAGCTGCGGGATTTCCGCTTTCGCACCGTGACGCGCCAGCGCGCGCTCGACGTGGCGGTGGACGACCACCTGAGCCTGTTCGAGGTCGCCCGGAACCTGTGGCGCACGAATTGGCGGGGCGAGCCGCTGCGGCTGCTGGGAGTGAGCGCCAGCGCGCTCGAGAAGCGCGGCGAAGCGGCGCAGACCGAGCTCTTCGAGCGCGACGAGAGGGCCAGGACGCTGCAGCAGGCGCTCGACCGTGTGCGCGACCGGCTCGGCGAGGCTTCGGTCGTGCCGGCGGGCTCGCTCACCCAGCGGGGCGAACCCGGCCACGTGCCCTTCGGCGCCGCCCAGCGTCAGAATCGCGGAACGCTGAGCCGCAGGAGCGCCGGAGCGGAGTTGAACCGGCGGATCCGCCGCGAAGCCGGGCGGGACGAGGGACCGGCAGGCGGCTCCTCTCCGCCGGGCGCTCAGCCATGA
- a CDS encoding DUF72 domain-containing protein, with amino-acid sequence MSAAGRIHVGTSGYSFADWVGPFYPPGTPGGEFLPYYARHFGSVEVNSTYYRIPSPRVLERMEQKTPEGFRFVVKLNQAMTHEGSTEAGLYREFLAAIQPLKDAGKYHGLLAQFPWGFKKSEGSKTHLEALRALLPGEPLWIEFRHDSWMHPRLPDWLRERSLGYCAVDEPRLPGLVPPALHLTTDTGYVRFHGRNEKTWWGRSGGDRYDYDYAERELQEWVERIRTLAAQAKQTYLFFNNCHAGQAARNAKLMEELLRRQQLPV; translated from the coding sequence ATGAGCGCAGCGGGCCGAATCCACGTCGGAACTTCCGGCTATTCGTTCGCCGACTGGGTGGGCCCCTTCTATCCGCCGGGCACGCCGGGCGGCGAGTTCCTGCCCTACTACGCCCGTCACTTCGGCAGCGTCGAGGTGAACTCGACCTACTACCGGATCCCTTCGCCACGGGTGCTGGAGCGGATGGAACAGAAGACTCCCGAGGGCTTCCGCTTCGTGGTGAAGCTCAACCAGGCGATGACGCACGAGGGCTCGACCGAAGCCGGGCTCTACCGCGAGTTTCTCGCCGCGATCCAGCCGCTCAAGGACGCGGGCAAGTACCACGGCCTTCTGGCCCAGTTCCCGTGGGGCTTCAAGAAGAGCGAAGGCTCCAAGACCCACCTCGAGGCGCTGCGCGCCCTGCTGCCGGGGGAACCCCTGTGGATCGAGTTCCGCCACGACTCTTGGATGCACCCGCGCCTGCCGGACTGGCTGCGCGAACGCTCGCTCGGCTACTGCGCGGTGGACGAGCCGCGCCTGCCGGGGCTGGTTCCGCCGGCCCTGCACCTGACGACGGACACCGGCTACGTGCGCTTTCACGGCCGCAACGAGAAGACCTGGTGGGGCCGCTCGGGGGGCGATCGCTACGACTACGACTACGCCGAGCGCGAGCTGCAGGAGTGGGTGGAACGCATCCGCACCCTGGCCGCGCAGGCGAAACAGACCTACCTGTTCTTCAACAACTGCCACGCCGGCCAGGCCGCCCGAAACGCGAAGCTCATGGAGGAGCTGCTTCGCCGCCAGCAGCTGCCGGTCTGA